One genomic segment of Paenibacillus xylanexedens includes these proteins:
- a CDS encoding ATPase, T2SS/T4P/T4SS family — MLWNTIWISLILILCLTYIWFKYRTFLREKNARVPEQESFTIDMLIEKVKNSLHELSHSQLADAGLHEEEYRRRINQRAEMRKALKGCVSGSISDKTYVKNLIGDLLTRSIGLNKSNVDEVILFTEPDLLTIQDRFEIVFYLYRQQFGVDALSRMIDTYDLGRLRMEEGTDDGGSYYISEEDIQYVFECEYRELGFREKTDIIVQRIYQHYKGFSVVDEIRDQRIDGVSGGVSGMLDDVHNMGLRKPASWNDLLDQGLEDDAHEEPLSGMESVWIFYKGKSIHLSFLSFGSIRELKRVCQNIYKYNYPGQLSEASGYKVNEMKDGSRVVVVRPPFAESWAFFVRKFDIPNASLEQLITGNNADLPITLLQYLMKGSRITAVTGAQGSGKTTLLMAMVKHIYASYTLRVQEMAFELQLRRIYSRRNILSFRETEHISGQQGLDLQKKTDGTVNILGEVASDEVAAWMIQMSQVASLFTLFTHHAKTFRDLVFSLRNSLLKTGMFQHEHIAEEQVVSVINFDVHMKKDAEGRRYIERITECLPRANQGDSVEERAGFTFHNVVEYRDGVYVATAPISSGSMIDMREQMTLQDAERFEQFMKQHWGDQHDN; from the coding sequence ATGCTCTGGAATACCATATGGATAAGTTTGATTTTGATTCTGTGCCTGACTTATATCTGGTTCAAGTATAGAACGTTTCTTCGTGAAAAGAATGCTCGTGTGCCTGAACAGGAATCATTCACGATTGACATGTTGATTGAGAAGGTGAAGAACTCACTTCATGAGCTTAGTCATAGTCAGCTCGCGGATGCGGGTCTGCATGAAGAAGAATATCGTCGAAGAATTAATCAGCGTGCCGAGATGAGAAAAGCGCTGAAGGGCTGTGTCTCAGGCAGTATCAGCGACAAAACGTATGTTAAAAATCTGATAGGGGATCTCCTGACCCGAAGCATAGGGCTGAACAAATCAAATGTAGATGAAGTTATTTTGTTTACAGAACCAGATTTGCTGACGATCCAGGACCGATTCGAGATTGTGTTTTATCTGTACCGACAGCAATTCGGTGTAGATGCACTCTCCCGTATGATTGATACCTACGATCTGGGAAGGCTGAGAATGGAAGAAGGTACGGACGATGGAGGAAGTTATTATATCTCTGAGGAGGATATTCAGTATGTGTTCGAGTGCGAATATCGAGAGCTTGGATTCAGAGAAAAGACGGATATTATCGTGCAACGTATCTACCAGCATTATAAAGGATTCTCGGTTGTTGATGAGATAAGGGACCAGCGTATTGACGGCGTTAGTGGTGGTGTTAGCGGTATGCTTGATGATGTTCATAATATGGGACTTCGAAAACCGGCTTCATGGAATGATTTGCTGGATCAAGGACTGGAGGATGATGCACATGAAGAACCGCTTAGCGGCATGGAAAGTGTCTGGATTTTCTATAAAGGTAAGTCCATTCATCTATCCTTTCTGTCATTCGGAAGCATCCGTGAACTGAAAAGGGTATGCCAGAATATATACAAATACAATTATCCCGGACAGTTGTCGGAAGCAAGTGGATACAAGGTGAACGAGATGAAAGACGGCTCCCGTGTCGTTGTTGTTCGTCCTCCTTTTGCAGAATCATGGGCGTTCTTCGTCCGGAAGTTCGATATTCCGAATGCTTCACTTGAACAGTTGATTACGGGTAACAACGCAGATCTGCCAATAACACTGCTTCAATACCTGATGAAAGGAAGCCGGATCACAGCTGTAACCGGGGCACAAGGTTCTGGTAAAACAACGTTGCTTATGGCTATGGTCAAACACATCTATGCATCGTACACCCTTCGGGTACAGGAGATGGCGTTTGAACTTCAATTAAGACGGATCTATAGCCGACGTAATATTTTGAGTTTCCGAGAGACTGAACACATTTCAGGTCAACAAGGGCTTGATTTGCAGAAAAAAACGGATGGTACCGTCAATATTCTCGGTGAGGTTGCGAGTGATGAGGTGGCCGCATGGATGATTCAAATGTCTCAGGTTGCCAGTCTGTTCACCCTGTTTACCCACCATGCTAAAACGTTTCGTGATCTGGTCTTCTCCCTCCGAAATTCCTTGCTCAAGACAGGTATGTTCCAGCATGAGCATATTGCTGAGGAGCAGGTTGTGAGTGTAATCAACTTCGATGTCCATATGAAGAAAGATGCTGAGGGACGAAGATATATCGAACGAATTACGGAATGTCTTCCTCGTGCGAATCAAGGTGATAGCGTGGAAGAGAGGGCAGGTTTTACATTTCATAATGTTGTGGAGTACAGAGATGGAGTGTATGTTGCAACAGCTCCAATCTCCTCTGGAAGCATGATAGATATGCGAGAACAGATGACATTACAGGATGCTGAGAGATTTGAACAGTTTATGAAGCAACACTGGGGTGATCAGCATGACAATTAA
- a CDS encoding SAF domain-containing protein has product MSKLRKQSRQLIYAGLIGAGAVGLVFGGYVIYNVKTMGDVRSAVEARYLSAYEEREAELKQQWDSGAQGWVTIRDIEAGEPILPEDLKLIAVPDAQAPRNLWSSTKQMEGQVAKIELKKGTAITTEMVYEDTPAPPDLRNRELQVVLLPSSLVKGDIIDVRIQFPTGQDYVLLSKKKVERLNAATLWITMTEEEILSLSSAIVDAYLHKASIYALTYVEPQFQTPAIPTYPANSEVLKLLESDPNIVRRAEQELSRQVRSSLESSLAASVTAPSKGVEQDVAQSSVTYNSRPSANNPVTSDGVMWNDGSGNGAGANSGSVNDPAEASQTEQQSLLTGGE; this is encoded by the coding sequence TTGTCTAAATTAAGAAAACAAAGCCGTCAACTGATCTATGCCGGACTTATCGGAGCAGGAGCTGTAGGGTTGGTGTTCGGAGGATATGTTATTTACAATGTCAAAACGATGGGGGATGTCAGGTCAGCCGTAGAAGCCCGGTATTTATCGGCATATGAGGAAAGGGAAGCTGAGTTAAAGCAACAATGGGATTCGGGCGCACAAGGATGGGTTACGATTCGGGATATTGAAGCAGGTGAACCGATATTACCGGAGGATCTGAAGCTCATTGCTGTTCCGGATGCACAAGCACCACGAAATCTCTGGTCCAGTACCAAGCAAATGGAAGGCCAAGTGGCCAAAATAGAGTTAAAAAAAGGAACAGCCATTACCACCGAGATGGTATATGAGGATACACCGGCTCCGCCCGATTTAAGAAATCGAGAGCTGCAAGTTGTATTACTGCCGTCCTCACTTGTTAAGGGAGATATTATTGATGTTCGTATCCAATTCCCTACCGGACAAGACTATGTTCTTTTATCGAAGAAGAAAGTGGAACGACTCAATGCAGCTACCTTATGGATTACGATGACGGAGGAAGAGATTCTGTCACTCTCAAGTGCAATTGTAGATGCCTATTTACATAAAGCTTCAATCTATGCCTTAACCTATGTAGAACCACAGTTTCAGACACCTGCAATCCCGACGTATCCTGCCAATTCAGAAGTGTTGAAACTGCTGGAGAGTGATCCGAATATTGTTCGACGAGCCGAACAGGAGTTATCCAGACAAGTGCGAAGTTCGCTTGAAAGTTCACTGGCCGCCTCCGTGACAGCACCATCAAAAGGAGTGGAACAGGATGTGGCCCAATCCTCAGTTACTTATAACAGTCGTCCATCTGCAAATAATCCGGTAACATCGGATGGAGTGATGTGGAATGATGGTTCAGGAAACGGGGCAGGAGCTAATTCTGGAAGCGTAAATGATCCTGCTGAAGCTTCACAAACAGAACAGCAGAGCTTGCTAACGGGTGGAGAGTAG
- a CDS encoding serine/threonine protein kinase — MRHPARLERGSLLGGRYRIVSILGTGGMSHVYEAEDLKLPGKIWAIKESVTIMPYEGSMETEAALLTSLRHPRLPQIVDFFVPDEDGYTYLVMEYIDGLTLSEYFKQCRGKIPMEQLTELVLQLLDVLSYLHNLNPPVIYRDLKPSNIMITPEHEVRLIDFGIARSYKPQSAEDTVKLGTAGFAAPEQYGAGQTDARSDLYGLGALLLYLMTSGAYTEWIQGVESSIRSDVPRTYIPVARRLLRYNAEERFQSADEVRKELLRIPGGTTPGGDTTMTLNGGTRVIALTGASSGVGVTHTAIAISHYLERQNFKVAVIEMSPRSQSFARIQQIAQAGKPVPAGRQFAVDGVHYWKQSGRADILSLLGGSYQFIVMDLGSGQDQNRLEEFLRADLPIVIGSGAEWRQAEIGAFVRSHHRYPQEKWIYCLPLAASEAVQRIRKALDTSSVYGLPLHIDPFDKDAQMDKVFSHILTHMMAQQPKKRSFFSRRKVHD, encoded by the coding sequence ATGAGACATCCGGCCAGGCTGGAACGCGGAAGCCTGCTGGGAGGTAGATATCGTATCGTATCCATTCTGGGAACAGGCGGAATGAGCCATGTATACGAGGCGGAGGATCTGAAGTTGCCGGGCAAGATATGGGCAATTAAAGAAAGTGTAACGATTATGCCATATGAAGGCAGTATGGAGACGGAAGCCGCTCTTCTGACATCACTTCGCCATCCAAGATTGCCGCAAATTGTTGATTTTTTTGTCCCGGATGAAGACGGATACACATACTTGGTGATGGAATACATCGACGGGTTAACGCTCAGTGAGTATTTCAAACAGTGTCGTGGGAAGATCCCGATGGAGCAGTTGACGGAGCTTGTACTTCAATTGCTCGATGTGTTGAGTTATTTGCATAATCTGAATCCACCTGTTATCTATAGGGATCTGAAACCATCAAACATCATGATCACGCCGGAACATGAAGTAAGATTAATTGATTTTGGCATCGCCAGAAGTTACAAACCGCAAAGTGCTGAAGATACCGTTAAGTTGGGAACCGCTGGTTTTGCCGCTCCAGAACAGTATGGCGCGGGTCAGACCGATGCGCGTTCAGATCTATATGGGCTCGGAGCATTGCTCCTTTATCTTATGACAAGTGGTGCGTATACGGAATGGATTCAGGGTGTGGAAAGCTCTATCCGGAGTGATGTTCCGCGGACATACATCCCTGTGGCGAGAAGACTGTTAAGGTATAATGCCGAAGAGCGATTCCAATCTGCCGATGAGGTTCGGAAAGAACTGCTCCGCATACCCGGCGGAACAACGCCCGGTGGAGATACAACCATGACCTTGAATGGGGGAACAAGAGTTATTGCCCTGACTGGTGCTTCATCTGGTGTAGGGGTTACCCACACGGCTATAGCTATCAGTCATTATCTCGAAAGGCAAAACTTCAAAGTAGCTGTGATTGAAATGTCACCTCGCTCTCAATCCTTTGCAAGAATTCAACAAATCGCTCAAGCGGGTAAACCGGTGCCAGCAGGCAGACAGTTTGCAGTGGATGGTGTGCATTATTGGAAACAATCCGGGCGAGCGGATATTTTGTCCTTGCTTGGGGGGAGTTATCAGTTCATCGTGATGGATCTCGGTAGTGGTCAGGACCAGAACCGGCTGGAAGAATTCCTGCGTGCAGATCTGCCAATTGTTATAGGCTCAGGTGCCGAATGGAGACAAGCGGAGATTGGTGCTTTTGTTCGATCACATCATCGGTATCCACAAGAGAAATGGATATATTGTCTGCCCTTGGCAGCAAGTGAGGCTGTTCAGCGCATTCGTAAAGCTCTGGATACATCGAGTGTATATGGTCTGCCGTTACATATTGATCCTTTTGACAAGGACGCACAGATGGATAAAGTGTTTTCTCATATTTTAACGCATATGATGGCACAGCAGCCCAAGAAACGTTCATTCTTTTCAAGAAGGAAAGTACATGATTAG
- a CDS encoding SAM-dependent methyltransferase: protein MSTQSSWEEGNFSRFICTANHGFAPYAQEELRRTFGAVKSTVLVPGEILLAGLPVAEEEVADKLWAEYPTFLRHIQPVQFQENTEDSEQSIEKLIAFVLNHKELTGTPVVLQVRKTEGAFWQENAASLKQLLTEKLDELGCEWVVRDAEYVISVFAANDMLYAGVSRPEQNLSDWSGGAVRFQKEDGQISRAKFKLLEAEQTFGIDFTSFHKALDIGAAPGGWTSFLLERGLEVTAVDPAKMDATLLASPKLTFLKKNAGDVRFREGEFDLLVCDMSWSPKLMSRLVSDLLYSLQPGGTAIVTVKLLHKKPLALIKDVIDTFERSRMQIQRSKQLFHNREEITLYMVKY from the coding sequence TTGAGTACACAATCGTCTTGGGAAGAAGGCAACTTCTCCCGTTTTATCTGCACGGCCAATCATGGCTTTGCCCCTTATGCTCAGGAAGAGTTGCGCCGTACGTTTGGTGCGGTGAAGAGCACGGTACTCGTACCAGGAGAAATATTGCTTGCGGGTCTGCCTGTAGCGGAGGAAGAAGTTGCAGATAAGCTGTGGGCAGAGTATCCAACGTTTTTACGTCATATTCAACCTGTTCAGTTTCAGGAGAATACTGAAGATTCGGAGCAGTCTATTGAGAAATTGATTGCATTTGTGTTGAATCATAAGGAACTGACCGGTACCCCTGTCGTGCTGCAGGTACGGAAGACAGAAGGGGCCTTTTGGCAAGAAAATGCAGCCTCATTGAAGCAATTGCTAACTGAAAAGCTGGATGAGCTAGGCTGTGAATGGGTTGTACGTGATGCTGAATATGTCATTTCCGTATTTGCTGCGAATGATATGTTGTATGCTGGCGTATCCAGACCTGAACAGAACCTGTCAGACTGGAGCGGGGGAGCCGTACGTTTTCAAAAAGAAGATGGGCAGATCTCGCGTGCTAAGTTCAAATTGCTTGAAGCCGAGCAAACGTTTGGCATTGACTTTACTTCATTTCATAAAGCACTTGATATCGGTGCAGCACCAGGTGGATGGACCTCGTTCCTGCTTGAACGTGGGCTTGAAGTAACGGCGGTAGATCCGGCGAAGATGGATGCAACGCTGCTGGCATCACCCAAACTGACTTTCTTGAAAAAGAATGCAGGGGATGTTCGTTTCCGCGAAGGAGAATTTGATCTGCTCGTATGTGATATGAGTTGGAGTCCGAAGCTGATGAGCCGACTTGTGTCGGATCTTCTATACAGCCTTCAGCCTGGGGGAACAGCGATTGTTACCGTGAAGTTATTGCATAAAAAACCGCTTGCACTCATTAAGGATGTGATCGATACGTTTGAGCGTTCGCGGATGCAGATTCAACGTTCCAAGCAGTTGTTCCATAACCGGGAAGAGATTACACTCTATATGGTCAAATATTAA
- a CDS encoding ABC transporter ATP-binding protein, with translation MISMEHVSLRREENQILDNVHLRIEQGEHWVILGRNGSGKTTLLEMMNGYMFPSQGRIEVLGNLYGQCDVREVRKEIGYISQTLIEKLTPRDPVWEVVATGAYAFLRFYQTIPDEVKAKAMSLLDDMGFANLANNPLGTLSQGERKKVMLARSLMAEPKLLIMDEPCAGLDLYEREKMLAEIDRLRQRNITVVYVTHHVEEIVPLFTHVALIRDGRIAAAGPKHEVLTQDTIKHTYDVPVDIQWDNGRPWIRVRSGG, from the coding sequence ATAATCTCGATGGAACATGTCTCACTTAGACGAGAAGAGAATCAAATCTTGGATAACGTGCATTTGCGCATTGAACAAGGCGAACATTGGGTTATTCTGGGCCGGAATGGTTCTGGCAAAACAACGTTACTGGAAATGATGAATGGATATATGTTTCCAAGCCAGGGGCGCATTGAAGTGCTCGGTAATCTGTATGGACAATGTGACGTCAGGGAAGTTCGTAAGGAAATCGGTTATATCAGCCAAACGTTAATTGAGAAACTCACGCCAAGAGATCCGGTATGGGAGGTCGTCGCTACAGGAGCTTATGCTTTTTTGCGTTTTTATCAGACAATTCCTGATGAAGTAAAAGCAAAGGCAATGAGTTTGCTGGATGACATGGGCTTTGCCAACTTGGCCAACAACCCGCTTGGAACGTTATCCCAAGGGGAGCGCAAAAAAGTCATGCTTGCTCGTTCATTAATGGCTGAGCCAAAATTGTTGATTATGGACGAGCCTTGTGCCGGACTAGACTTATATGAACGTGAGAAAATGCTGGCTGAGATTGATCGTCTGCGCCAGCGTAACATTACAGTTGTGTATGTAACACATCATGTTGAAGAGATCGTACCTTTATTTACACATGTGGCCTTGATCCGCGATGGACGTATTGCGGCAGCAGGCCCCAAACATGAAGTTTTGACACAAGATACAATTAAGCATACGTACGATGTTCCGGTCGATATCCAGTGGGATAATGGTCGTCCGTGGATACGCGTACGTTCTGGAGGGTAA
- a CDS encoding thioredoxin family protein: MKPITSKMLMRSVWEGMPQAVFIYTPLCGTCAAARRMLEVVEHMLPEGILFEMNIHDIPELVQQFKISSVPAVMLFDGQLDVPKMVYRMSSVEHLLSEIRKAVLK, encoded by the coding sequence ATGAAGCCAATTACATCCAAAATGTTAATGCGCAGTGTATGGGAAGGCATGCCACAGGCTGTATTTATATATACCCCTTTATGTGGGACATGTGCGGCAGCACGGCGTATGTTAGAGGTCGTTGAGCACATGCTGCCAGAAGGTATTTTATTCGAAATGAACATTCATGACATTCCTGAACTTGTACAACAATTTAAAATTTCAAGCGTTCCAGCAGTGATGCTCTTTGATGGCCAGTTAGATGTTCCAAAAATGGTTTATCGGATGAGCTCTGTGGAGCATTTGCTCTCGGAGATCCGGAAGGCGGTGCTGAAATGA
- a CDS encoding cyclic-phosphate processing receiver domain-containing protein, producing MHVFLDDYRACPKGFVLATNAEECLMLLREGDVDILSLDYELGPDSPNGGEVAASIVREGLFPREIYLHTSSMFGKRQMYEMLYSNKPDSVTIHNGPMTGEVMLRVAAGDES from the coding sequence ATGCATGTTTTTTTGGATGACTATCGGGCATGTCCGAAAGGATTTGTTCTGGCAACGAATGCTGAAGAGTGCCTGATGCTGCTAAGAGAAGGTGACGTGGACATTTTGTCTCTGGATTATGAGCTTGGTCCAGATTCGCCCAATGGCGGTGAGGTCGCGGCATCCATTGTACGAGAAGGTTTATTTCCGCGCGAGATCTATTTGCATACGTCCAGTATGTTTGGGAAACGCCAGATGTACGAGATGTTATATAGCAATAAACCGGATTCGGTAACCATTCATAATGGACCAATGACGGGTGAGGTCATGCTGCGTGTTGCCGCGGGAGATGAAAGTTAA
- a CDS encoding deoxyribonuclease IV — MKPKTGIGAHVSTRGGFLLAAKRAHAMGATAFQYFPKNPRSLSLKSLDLKDAEQCRDWCEQQGLASIAHSPYPTNPALGMTRGEAGFHATIASIRNDLEISNACGSVGTVVHFGHIKTNNPLEGYQNLIHCLDTALENWNGHSKVLIENQAGDHGPMGTTMEEMIQIRKLSRYPEHIAFCFDTCHAFASGLWSSGNEAAMLDKGRMLGYWDNVAAVHFNDSKYASGLCKDRHARIGQGYIGNESMKALLKAPEFRNAVVVLETETGEDGTHRDDIALMRSWL, encoded by the coding sequence ATGAAGCCTAAAACCGGAATCGGGGCACATGTCAGCACCAGAGGTGGATTTCTTCTGGCAGCCAAGAGAGCACATGCGATGGGGGCAACGGCGTTTCAGTATTTTCCGAAGAACCCGCGTAGTCTCAGCCTGAAAAGTCTGGACCTCAAGGATGCTGAGCAGTGCAGGGATTGGTGTGAACAGCAGGGACTTGCTTCGATAGCCCATTCACCCTATCCCACGAATCCGGCGTTGGGCATGACCCGTGGAGAGGCGGGGTTTCATGCTACAATAGCTTCTATTCGCAATGATCTTGAAATTTCGAATGCTTGCGGTTCTGTTGGGACGGTGGTCCATTTTGGACATATCAAAACAAACAATCCGCTGGAGGGTTATCAGAACCTCATTCATTGTCTGGATACCGCCTTGGAGAATTGGAATGGACATTCAAAGGTACTGATTGAAAATCAGGCAGGTGATCATGGCCCGATGGGCACGACAATGGAAGAAATGATACAGATTCGCAAATTAAGCCGATATCCGGAGCATATTGCTTTTTGTTTTGACACATGCCATGCTTTTGCTTCAGGTTTGTGGTCGTCAGGCAACGAAGCGGCGATGCTCGATAAGGGCAGGATGCTCGGATATTGGGATAATGTTGCTGCTGTCCATTTTAATGATTCCAAATATGCGTCTGGTTTGTGTAAGGATAGACATGCAAGGATCGGACAGGGATATATAGGAAATGAATCAATGAAAGCATTGTTAAAGGCGCCTGAGTTCCGAAATGCGGTTGTTGTGCTCGAGACAGAAACGGGCGAAGATGGAACGCACCGTGATGATATAGCGCTCATGCGTTCCTGGTTATAA
- a CDS encoding Fpg/Nei family DNA glycosylase has protein sequence MPELPEMENYRTLLSEEILDLLITGVVINRDKTINTEPDLFINELTGNRIIFVERRAKHLIFHLANGKRLVLHLMLGGMIFWGTEEERPDRSTQVEIQFGDHILFFIGLRLGYLHLLTSKETEEAMSDLGPEPLDRRMNVERFASLLKGRRGTLKTTLVNQHIIAGIGNCYSDEIAFAAGLRPSSKTQNIANSPELTERLFHSMQSVLREAASEGGYMEMPLMQGDTKTGSFDEQCRVYDREGETCPRCGGTIERVEITGKKAFFCPKCQHEA, from the coding sequence ATGCCGGAACTGCCGGAAATGGAAAATTACCGGACCTTGCTGTCCGAGGAAATACTTGATCTACTGATTACAGGTGTTGTAATTAACCGCGATAAAACGATAAATACGGAGCCTGATCTGTTTATCAATGAACTTACAGGTAATCGCATCATATTTGTTGAGCGCCGAGCGAAGCATCTGATTTTCCACTTGGCTAATGGTAAACGCCTGGTGCTGCACCTCATGTTGGGTGGTATGATTTTCTGGGGCACGGAAGAAGAACGTCCTGATCGTTCCACGCAAGTGGAAATTCAGTTTGGCGATCACATTTTATTCTTTATCGGACTGCGCTTGGGTTATTTACATCTGCTTACTTCGAAAGAAACCGAAGAGGCGATGTCTGATCTTGGACCTGAACCTTTGGATCGACGGATGAATGTGGAACGTTTTGCTTCCCTGTTAAAAGGTCGCCGGGGTACGCTCAAGACAACATTGGTAAACCAACATATTATTGCGGGGATCGGCAATTGTTATTCGGATGAGATTGCCTTTGCTGCTGGTCTGAGACCAAGCTCCAAAACGCAGAACATCGCGAATTCACCTGAGCTGACGGAGCGTTTGTTCCATTCGATGCAGTCCGTGTTGCGTGAAGCAGCTTCTGAGGGCGGTTATATGGAAATGCCACTGATGCAAGGGGATACGAAGACAGGAAGTTTTGACGAGCAATGTCGCGTGTACGATCGGGAAGGCGAGACTTGTCCGCGCTGCGGGGGAACGATTGAACGAGTGGAAATTACGGGCAAGAAGGCATTCTTCTGTCCGAAATGCCAGCATGAAGCCTAA
- a CDS encoding TIGR01457 family HAD-type hydrolase, producing MIKAYLIDLDGTLYHGRHRIEGADQLIRTLQELGKPYLFVTNNSSRTPQGVADHLNGMGIPADASQVCTSAVAAAEYVAEESPGAKVACIGEAGLLEAIEEAGLQLTEDLPDYVIQGIDREFSYHKLTKALRWINAGSKFIMTNPDLQLPSDDGLTPGAGTIGAAIEAATGVHPTVIGKPSSVIMKSAISRLNLASHEVAVIGDNMRTDIAAGVAAGCETLLVLTGVTTRDNMDGHIQAAKARPDHVFEDLHKLMEWLSQEADQASKKG from the coding sequence GTGATTAAGGCCTATCTGATTGACTTGGATGGTACGCTCTATCATGGCAGACATCGTATCGAAGGAGCCGATCAGCTTATTCGAACACTGCAAGAGCTAGGAAAGCCGTATTTATTCGTAACAAATAATTCTTCCCGTACACCACAAGGTGTGGCAGATCATCTGAACGGGATGGGCATACCTGCCGACGCGTCTCAAGTATGTACTTCTGCTGTGGCGGCTGCTGAATATGTTGCTGAAGAGTCCCCGGGTGCAAAAGTGGCATGTATTGGAGAAGCAGGACTGCTGGAAGCCATAGAAGAAGCAGGACTACAGCTGACGGAAGATTTACCAGATTACGTGATACAGGGGATTGATCGTGAATTTTCCTATCATAAACTGACCAAGGCGCTAAGGTGGATTAATGCGGGATCAAAATTCATCATGACCAACCCGGATCTGCAGCTTCCTTCCGATGATGGACTGACACCTGGGGCGGGAACTATTGGAGCAGCAATTGAAGCAGCAACCGGAGTTCATCCTACCGTTATTGGCAAGCCATCGAGTGTTATAATGAAGTCAGCCATTAGCCGGCTAAACCTGGCGTCTCATGAAGTGGCAGTGATCGGAGATAATATGCGAACCGATATTGCAGCTGGAGTGGCAGCAGGGTGTGAGACGCTGTTGGTACTTACCGGTGTGACAACACGGGATAATATGGATGGACACATTCAAGCAGCGAAGGCTCGACCTGATCATGTGTTTGAAGATTTGCATAAATTGATGGAGTGGCTGTCGCAAGAGGCAGACCAAGCTTCCAAAAAGGGGTAA
- the rnz gene encoding ribonuclease Z, with product MELYFLGTNAGVPTLQRNVTSIGLRMLDERRALWLFDCGEGTQHQILSSPLKLSKLEKIFITHLHGDHVFGLPGLLSSRAYQGGTTPLTVYGPPGTERMISTTMELSQSRVNYDLNIVEHTGGVLFEDDSFIVEAALLEHRIDSYGYRITEKDRPGSLDPAKLAEYGLKPGPLFGRLKRGETITLDNGDSLRPEDVLGAPKRGMVITILGDTRPCDNVQPLSINADVLVHEATFMHDLADTAHEYYHSTSKQAAEAARAANVGQLIMTHFSSRYKDEDQLQPLLEEAQSVFPNTRLANEHQLIPVVHRKQES from the coding sequence ATGGAACTATATTTCCTGGGAACTAATGCTGGTGTACCTACGCTTCAACGGAATGTAACTTCCATTGGGCTACGCATGTTGGATGAGCGCAGAGCTTTGTGGTTGTTTGACTGCGGGGAAGGAACGCAGCACCAGATTTTAAGTTCTCCGCTTAAACTAAGCAAATTGGAGAAAATATTCATTACTCACCTGCATGGTGATCATGTATTTGGACTTCCTGGACTGCTATCTAGCAGAGCCTATCAAGGTGGCACCACACCATTAACGGTATATGGTCCGCCAGGTACGGAACGAATGATCAGTACAACAATGGAGCTGAGCCAATCGCGGGTTAACTATGATCTGAATATCGTGGAACATACGGGCGGTGTCCTGTTCGAGGATGACAGTTTTATTGTGGAAGCTGCTTTGCTTGAGCATCGGATTGATAGCTATGGATACCGGATCACGGAAAAAGATCGTCCAGGAAGCCTGGACCCAGCCAAACTGGCGGAATACGGTTTGAAACCAGGCCCATTGTTCGGCCGGCTGAAACGTGGAGAAACTATTACGCTGGATAACGGTGATTCGCTTCGTCCAGAAGATGTATTGGGAGCGCCAAAACGAGGCATGGTGATCACCATATTGGGTGATACACGTCCATGTGACAATGTACAGCCACTTTCCATCAATGCAGATGTACTTGTACATGAAGCTACATTCATGCATGATCTGGCCGATACAGCGCATGAGTACTATCATAGTACTTCTAAACAAGCGGCAGAAGCGGCTAGAGCAGCCAATGTAGGGCAACTAATCATGACTCACTTCAGTTCACGCTATAAGGATGAGGATCAACTTCAGCCACTTTTGGAAGAGGCGCAGTCCGTATTCCCAAATACCAGACTTGCAAACGAACACCAGCTTATTCCTGTCGTGCATCGCAAGCAAGAATCTTAA